A window of Streptomyces gilvosporeus contains these coding sequences:
- the fmt gene encoding methionyl-tRNA formyltransferase, producing the protein MRLVFAGTPEVAVPALDALIASDRHEVVAVVTRPDAPAGRGRRLVASPVAERAEEAGIEVLKPARPRDEDFLARLREIAPDCCPVVAYGALLPKVALDIPAHGWVNLHFSLLPAWRGAAPVQHAVLAGDEVTGAATFQIEQGLDSGPVFGVLTENIRPTDTSGDLLTRLAFAGAGLLTATMDGIEDGTLKAVPQPTEGITLAPKIEVEDAKIDWAAPALRIDRLVRACAPAPGAWTVFRGERLKLMSAALVADRADLAPGALDVTKKAVYAGTGSHAVELLWVQPQGKKPMKAADWARGVRIEEGERVG; encoded by the coding sequence ATGAGGCTCGTCTTCGCCGGTACCCCCGAGGTCGCCGTGCCCGCCCTCGACGCCCTGATCGCCTCGGACCGGCACGAGGTCGTGGCCGTGGTGACGCGGCCCGACGCGCCGGCCGGACGCGGCCGCAGGCTGGTCGCCAGCCCCGTCGCGGAGCGCGCCGAGGAGGCCGGCATCGAGGTCCTCAAGCCCGCCCGGCCGCGCGACGAGGACTTCCTGGCCCGGCTGCGGGAGATCGCCCCCGACTGCTGCCCGGTGGTCGCCTACGGTGCGCTGCTGCCCAAGGTCGCCCTCGACATCCCCGCCCATGGCTGGGTCAATCTGCACTTCTCGCTGCTGCCCGCCTGGCGCGGTGCGGCGCCCGTCCAGCACGCCGTCCTCGCGGGCGACGAGGTGACCGGCGCCGCCACTTTCCAGATCGAGCAGGGCCTGGACTCCGGCCCGGTCTTCGGTGTGCTGACCGAGAACATCCGGCCCACCGACACCAGCGGCGATCTGCTCACCCGGCTGGCGTTCGCGGGCGCCGGTCTGCTGACCGCCACCATGGACGGCATCGAGGACGGCACCCTGAAGGCCGTCCCGCAGCCGACCGAGGGCATCACGCTCGCGCCGAAGATCGAGGTCGAGGACGCCAAGATCGACTGGGCGGCGCCCGCCCTGCGCATCGACCGCCTCGTCCGGGCCTGCGCTCCCGCCCCCGGTGCCTGGACGGTCTTCCGCGGCGAGCGCCTCAAGCTGATGTCCGCCGCCCTGGTGGCCGACCGCGCCGACCTGGCCCCCGGCGCCCTCGACGTCACCAAGAAGGCGGTGTACGCCGGTACCGGCAGCCACGCCGTGGAGCTCCTGTGGGTCCAGCCGCAGGGCAAGAAGCCGATGAAGGCGGCCGACTGGGCCCGCGGGGTGCGCATCGAGGAGGGGGAGCGGGTCGGCTAG
- a CDS encoding primosomal protein N', with protein sequence MSSENGRDPGERGEQLALIRETVRKAKAPRAKPRTWRGAALAGKLPVARVLVDKGAVHLDKLWDYAVPAAMDAEAQPGVRVRVRFGAGTGKVREGRREGGGLLDGFIVERIAESDYRGPLAALSQVVSPEPVLAPSLLALCRGVADRYAGSLADVLQLAIPPRNAKAEAERFPPPPPPPPAVPPLASWARYPDGPAFLDALARGGTPRAVWTALPGPHWPWELAAAVAATLASGRGALVVLPDGRSAARVDAALTELVGRGAHALLVADSGPEERYRRWLAIRRGAVRAVVGTRAAMYAPVADLGLVALWDDGNSSHGDTNAPYPHARDVLLLRAVQEKAACLVGDLGRTVEATQLVENGWARSLEAGRDQVRAAAPLIRTVDDREVARDEAARAARLPSLAWQTARAGLARGPVLVQVPRRGYVPRLACERCREPARCRHCAGPLEAPGGERAMECAWCGREAPEWHCVACGGTRLRAQIVGARRTAEELGRAFPAVPVRTSGRDHILDTVPDRPALVVSTPGAEPVAEGGYAAALLLDGWALLGRADLRAGEEALRRWLGAAALVRGQEDGGTVAVIAEPTLRPVQALVRWDPVGHAVRELAERAELGFPPVSRMAAVAGRAEDVAELLEAAELPPGAEVLGPVPLPVTDPGRPRRPGDPPVGEAWERALVRVRPGQGAALAAALKAARAARLVKREGEVRVRIDPPDLG encoded by the coding sequence GTGAGCAGTGAGAACGGGCGGGATCCGGGGGAGCGGGGCGAGCAGCTGGCGCTGATCCGGGAGACCGTGCGCAAGGCGAAGGCGCCACGGGCCAAGCCGCGGACGTGGCGGGGGGCGGCGCTGGCCGGGAAGCTGCCGGTGGCGCGGGTGCTGGTGGACAAGGGGGCGGTGCATCTCGACAAGCTGTGGGACTACGCCGTGCCCGCGGCGATGGACGCCGAGGCGCAGCCCGGGGTGCGGGTGCGGGTGCGGTTCGGGGCGGGGACCGGCAAGGTGCGCGAGGGGCGGCGCGAGGGCGGCGGGCTGCTCGACGGCTTCATCGTCGAGCGCATCGCCGAGTCGGATTACCGCGGGCCGCTGGCGGCGCTCAGCCAGGTCGTCTCGCCCGAGCCGGTGCTCGCCCCGTCGCTGCTGGCGCTGTGCCGTGGGGTGGCCGACCGGTATGCCGGTTCGCTCGCCGATGTGCTCCAGCTGGCGATTCCGCCCCGTAACGCCAAGGCCGAGGCGGAGCGCTTCCCGCCGCCGCCGCCACCACCGCCGGCCGTTCCTCCGCTCGCCAGCTGGGCGCGCTATCCGGACGGCCCGGCGTTCCTGGACGCGCTGGCGCGCGGAGGCACGCCGCGGGCGGTGTGGACGGCGCTGCCGGGGCCGCACTGGCCGTGGGAGCTGGCCGCCGCCGTGGCCGCGACGCTGGCCTCCGGGCGCGGCGCTCTGGTCGTCCTGCCCGACGGACGGTCCGCGGCCCGGGTGGATGCGGCGCTGACCGAGCTCGTGGGGCGGGGCGCGCATGCCCTGCTGGTGGCCGATTCCGGGCCCGAGGAGCGCTACCGCCGCTGGCTGGCGATACGCCGCGGCGCGGTGCGGGCCGTCGTGGGCACCCGCGCCGCCATGTACGCCCCGGTGGCGGATCTGGGGCTCGTCGCCCTCTGGGACGACGGGAATTCCAGCCACGGCGACACCAACGCCCCCTACCCGCACGCCCGGGACGTCCTGCTGCTGCGGGCCGTACAGGAGAAAGCCGCATGCCTGGTGGGCGATCTGGGGCGCACGGTCGAGGCCACGCAGCTGGTGGAGAACGGCTGGGCGCGGTCGCTGGAGGCCGGGCGCGACCAGGTGCGGGCCGCCGCGCCGCTGATCCGTACGGTCGACGACCGTGAGGTGGCGCGCGACGAGGCGGCGCGGGCCGCCCGGCTGCCGTCGCTGGCCTGGCAGACGGCGCGCGCCGGGCTCGCCCGGGGGCCGGTGCTGGTGCAGGTGCCGCGCCGGGGGTACGTACCGCGACTGGCGTGTGAGCGGTGCCGGGAGCCCGCGCGCTGTCGGCACTGCGCCGGGCCGCTGGAGGCGCCGGGCGGCGAGCGCGCGATGGAGTGCGCCTGGTGCGGGCGCGAGGCCCCGGAATGGCACTGCGTGGCCTGCGGGGGTACGCGGCTGCGGGCGCAGATCGTGGGGGCGCGGCGTACGGCGGAGGAGCTCGGGCGGGCGTTTCCCGCGGTGCCGGTGCGCACGTCCGGCCGCGATCACATCCTCGACACGGTCCCCGACCGGCCCGCCCTCGTGGTGTCCACACCGGGGGCGGAGCCCGTCGCCGAGGGCGGTTACGCCGCGGCGCTGCTGCTGGACGGCTGGGCGCTGCTGGGCCGCGCGGATCTGCGGGCGGGGGAGGAGGCGTTGCGGCGCTGGCTGGGGGCTGCGGCGCTGGTGCGCGGCCAGGAGGACGGCGGCACGGTGGCGGTGATCGCGGAGCCGACGCTGCGGCCGGTGCAGGCGCTGGTGCGCTGGGATCCGGTCGGGCACGCCGTCCGGGAGCTGGCCGAGCGGGCCGAGCTGGGCTTTCCGCCGGTGTCGCGGATGGCCGCGGTGGCCGGGCGGGCGGAGGACGTGGCCGAGCTGCTGGAGGCCGCCGAACTACCGCCCGGGGCCGAGGTGTTGGGGCCCGTACCGCTTCCGGTGACGGATCCGGGGCGGCCGCGCCGGCCGGGGGATCCCCCGGTGGGGGAGGCATGGGAGCGGGCGCTGGTGCGGGTGCGCCCGGGGCAGGGCGCGGCGCTGGCGGCGGCGCTCAAGGCGGCGCGTGCGGCGCGGCTGGTCAAGCGGGAGGGGGAGGTCAGGGTGCGGATCGATCCGCCCGATCTGGGGTGA